The following DNA comes from Lathamus discolor isolate bLatDis1 chromosome 5, bLatDis1.hap1, whole genome shotgun sequence.
TGCTACTGTCACCTGCTTTATCATGATTATCAGTTTAACACCTGTCCTTCAGTTGCACAAAATCAGAACAGTAAAAACAGCACTGAGGGAGGAAATGCAGACTTCATCTTGAGTGGTTGCCTCACATTTGACCAGACAATGAGCTACTCAACCAGTGAGTAGCTTGCTGAAGCCCAGAGTCTGTCTCCATTGCTTGCAGAAAGACAGATTGTCTCATGATATCTGTGCTGTTTTGGCCCTACTTGTACTTTATTTTGAAGGTGTACACAGACTTGGTAAGATGTCTAAGCCTGGTTCAGCAGGGTGGAATTTCTCCCACTAACGCACAATAGATTTATATAGGTCCCACCAAAAAACAAGTTGAAACACATGAAATTCCATCTCAAGATTAGAAAACATGATTTTACTGTGAGGGCTGTTGAACACTGCACAGATGGTCCAGGGAAGCCATGGAGTCCTCATCCCTGGAGTCAGTCAAAGCCTAACTGGACACAGTCCTGGGAAGCCTGTCctagctgaccctgcttgagcagagggGTAGGCTAAGCAATCTTTACATGTTCCCCACCTGTAAGGTTTTGTGGTGGATTCTGTGAAGAGCTCAGTGGCTTGAGACAGCAGAAGCTGGCCTTAGAATGCCTCGAGGTGAGAGAAGGGAACAGGTCCCTTCAACATGTAACTGTGCCATTTCCAAATACATAATAGAGTAACACTACATAAAACTACAGAGTGGAATATTGATAAAACATTCTTAAACAAGGTATCACAGGAAGAAACTTCAGGTTTTCACTAGACTTTGAAACAGTATTTAGCTTTGTAGAGAATGTGCCTTTCATAAAAGCATGCTGCACATTGGACAATAGAAAGCTGGTGCTCTGTAGACTTCAAGGAGCTTCATCACGAGGGGTAAACTGAGAGGCTAAAGAGTGACATGAAGCAAAATGGGCTTTTTTTGCCATCCTCCTTCTTttgagcagaaggaaaagaacacCAAATAGCTTAAAGCTACAAATGATAAGCTAAAAGGGGTTAAGAGATTTCTcttaagaagaaacaaagcaacaTCATTGCTAGGATCAGCAATTAACTCTTCCATCGTTGTAACAGGCTTTAATGCATTCAACTTTTTTGTTCATCTTaaattttaaacagctctaaaaTGGGTGTCTACATCCCAAATATACAAGTGGCTGAAGCACAGCATCAGTCTGAGTTACAGAATTATACAGCAGTCCGGTGAAAAGGGTTCTGGTGGACGTGCACAGTAGGCTGCTTTTCTAAGACTCTCACCAGTTGTATTCCCACAAACAAGGGAGAAGCATCTGAAGAGGCGTTATATGAGATTATAAAGGCAgcaaatttatttcagttttatgcaGTCTACTTCCTCTGTGACTGGCATTGCACTTGTTCTCAGGTCTAAATCTGTGCTAGATTTGCTTCCGCTGTATGTTGATCTCCATCTGAGCAACATGATCTTCTTGAAATACTTCATGGTGTTATTTTTTACAGTTACAAAACACATGGTGTTTATCATGCTGTTACTCATAGCAATGCATTGAACTATGTAAAAAGCAGTAAGATAATGCTTCTCTTTCACAAAGATGGTGGGGAAAAAGTCACGGACTATTGTGAAGCCATAGAAAGGTGCCCAGCAGAGAACATAGGCCGTCAGGATGCACATCAGTACCATAacagtttttcttctgcatcGAAGCCTCTTTCTGATCTGTTCTGTCTGAAATCCTGGTACGGTTTTAAACCAAAGCTCTCGAGAGATCCTGGCATAACACAAAGTCATCGTAATCACAGGTGCAACAAACTCAATGCCAAAGATGAAAAGGAAGTATGATTTGTAGTACATCTGCTGGTCAATTGGCCAAATTTGACCACAGAAAATTTTCCTCTGGTTTTTCACTATAAATAACACCGTTTCAGTAGCAAAGTATGCAGATGGGATGGCTACAAGTATGGAGACGATCCAGACCAAGGCGATTAGGAAGGTTGCTGTTTGATAATTCATGCGTGGTTTCAGTGGGTGAACAATGGCCAGATACCTAGAACAGACAAACACAAAGTCTGAAGACACTATTGATCACAGCACAGATCACAGAGTGGACAGTAAGGCAGAAGGAAATTGCTGTCGTTCTTGAGAGAAGGAGAGAGCCTGACAAATATATTTGTGAGGAGAGTTAAAAAATTTTCCAAAGTAGCAGCCAAGAGCCGAGTTCCTAAATCTAGGCAGAAACTCTGGAGCGAGTGGGTGAAGGTTAGGACAGTAGGTACTTGGCAATCCGAAAACCTGAGCATACATTAGAGTTTAGCTTAAAGACTTCAGTCTTAAACTCACTCCTGTTAACAAGATCAAACTAGAAAAGTTGCAATTTGGTATCgcaagcttttccttttaacaCAGATAACATGTCTGGGAATTGtagaaaggggaaagagaagtaATATGCCAGTTACTGGCAAATATGTTCGCAGGCCCTAGCACAATATGCACGTGATGTTGTACCCAGGACGTGCCATGATACAGCATTAGGAAATTCTTTGCTGGAAATGAGTTTGAAATGTGAAGTAATTACACCTAGTCAGGTACAGGTAAAAATATGAACATGTAGAAGcaggaaaatgttttcccaAGGCAGAGAACtatttaaatatgctttttcttACCAAGAAGCAAGGAGCTGAAGCTGATGTTGATGAATGGATACGGGTGAGTGTGTTTTCAAGTCACCAGCAAATGATTGTGTATCATTTTTCTGCCCATGgaaatttttgtttcatgtatTGAAGGAGACTATTgctaattaatattaaatatgctATGTTAAGTAATATGCCAAACCATAAAACTCGAGTTCAGTATTTGCACTCCTTATGACTGTAAAGCTGCAAGGTGTACTGCACTGGTTCAcaaaaaagggaggagaaatgaaagattCATCAATTGCCCTCAATTCAGCTAAAAGGGGGCTAGGACCAAATGGTATTCACTCTGGatattggtttgtttggggtttttttgttggagTTTGGGTGGGTGGTTTCTTAAGATGCTATAGATGCAGGAAGATGCGCACAGTCTCACAAAAAGATTATGATATTTCTGCTAAAAGGAGGTTTTTTTATCAGAGACATTCCAGAGTTCCCACTACAACTGTATTTAACACAAAGGGTTTTTTCAAAACCTGGAATTTCTCATTCATTCAGAGGCTATACATAAAGAGCATCCACAGGATATAttaattctaaaataaaatggaaagtcAGTGATGCTTTTCATCAGCCAGATCTTATAAGCAGATGAATTGTTCATCACTCTTAATAGTGCAGGCTAGATGTCAAGGGGCAGCAGAATTAATCAGCCTCATTGTGATCTgataaatgaatatttttagaTCAGGCCCTGTGGAAACAAGGTTGTGGAATAATGCATGTGTATGCATTCATAAGTATGAATATCTGCTCAGCAGAACATTTGGCTGGATGGggtaaatagaatcatagaatagttagggttggaaaggacctcaagatcatctagttccaacccccctgccataggcagggacacctcacactaaaccatcccacccaaggcttcatccaacctggccttgaacactgccagggatggagcactcacaacccccctgggcaaccgattccagtgcctcaccaccctaacaggaaagaatttcctccttatatccaatctaaaatcTCTACAAGAGAGTCAGGAGGGAGCTTTTGTGGTAGGTTTTCCGATTCTTGTTGCTTATCGCACTCGGGCTGTTACTGTGAAATGGTCCTGGAGCACATGAACTGAGTTGAGATGAAACTGCCTTGGAAGATGTGCTCCAAACATGTgcataaagcacagcacatGCCCATGAGTATTCAGTCCAGGGGACCCACTAAAGCTCTTCCCCCAGATATTTACAGCATGAACATTGGATCCTTAGTATGAACTCTTGCTCTTCAGATCCTGTCCTTTCACACTGCATTATTTTCTAGTGTAGATGTGGCCTTAAGTATGCAAAATTCCTACTTTTCATGTGAATAGACACCAAGGAAGATGAAAGGGAGCCCCACCTGAGGGAAATCCTGTGGGACAGGTTTACCCTCTCTACAAACGTGAGCCCTTTCAAATGGCATAGGAAAACTTTACCTAGGAGCTTATTCTTTTTAGAGACTGAAGTCAACCACCCATATGACACAACCAACGTGGAATGGTTGATTGTTAAAGGAACAAGGTTTCTCTCTGTTTACCAAGTCAAAAgctcacaaaaaataaaaaaccaacaaaagaacaaaccctGCAGTGGAACTATAACAGTGTGTTCTTTCAACAAACTTCAGTGATTAATTATTTCCAGGATTGTTTTTAAAGATGCCTCGGGAGATATGCTAGAAATCGTCTGATTTGTTAGCAGGCGTAAGGGCTCAGTGACCCATGTTACTTCATCATTCCGGGATGCACTAGCAGAGCTTTCCAAGAAAATCTTTTAGAAGTTGAAGaagtaacgggttcaaacttaaacaggggaagtttggatataaggaggaaattctttcctgttagggtggtgaggcactggaatgggttgcccagggaggttgtgagtgctccatccctggcagtgttcaaggccaggttggatgaagccttgtgtgggatggtttagtgtgaggtgtccctgcccatggcaggggggttggaactggatgatcttgaggtcctttccaaccctaactattgattctatgattctatgatactaagAGTAGTGACAGAAAATGGTAATGTATACATGATAGTGTTTAGAAGCTTAACCCTGAGTCCTCAGCTGCTGTTCTAAGGCTATTTTGTTAGATGCTTGTTAAGAATTTGTTTCATAGGAGCTGATTGTACTTTCTGCCACATCAGAACATCTCTGAACTTTCCCAGAGTCTTTCCACAGACTTCTTTGGACATCAATAACAGCATAATCAGTTGTACACAGGCTATGACTATGCAACCATCAGCAGGATTAACTGACCTGAGCCTTTTGGATCAGGTACCCAAAAACTGTGAAATATTAGACTAGAGCATAAAATGGCGCATGAGAGgaattgggggaaaaaagtgaaggGGTTTGCGGGGGGAGGAATCATACAGTGCATATATACAGAGGGTATACAGAGATGTAGATTGCGTTTGTAcacaaaaaatggcttgttGTGATGTCCTTTCCACAAAGAGTTTACTCTGCAGGTCTATGGCTTTTTATGATGGCTGTGGGCACTAAGGATCAGCTTCAGGCTGACGTAAGTCTGGCACGACTGATGCGGAGTACATAGTGCATGAGGCTAAGAGAGCAGGAGTAATAAGAAAGAATATAGTTACATTATATTGTTAAAATTCTTTGAGTGAGAGGCAGGCATAGCCATACCTCAGGACTGCAGGGTAAAACAGGTAGTATAGCAGGTGGACATcataggtcccttccaacccttgggattctgtgattctgtgattatgttCTGCTTATTCCAAACCTGTAGAAAAATCTCTGCTAAACTGGGTTGGAGGAGCATTTTATCACTTTCTGGACAGTGTCATAAATGACCTGCGGGTCTTTTGTGACTTGCTACTGTGTCATCCTCAAAGAGGTGTAAAGAGAGAGGACAGTATGAGAGGAGAGTAATTTAATGGAGAGGAGAGTCCTGGCCACATTCACTGAGCATCCACTgctgggatggagcatccagCCAATACCTCAGTACTATCAAATGGTTAATTTAAtgattgttgggttttttttcctgtacagcATGATAGGGAATAAGAACTCTTTTTTGCAGGCTACACTGAAGTCTGATTTTTGACTCTttcacaccaaaacaaaacctgtgaAAATACTGtagagggagaaagaaatatCCAGTAAGGCAATAACCCTGTTGGAAACTCACTTGTTAAATTTTCTATCACCAGTCAATTATTTCTCTTGTTGTAAAGTCTTTACTTCACTGTTTAGAATCAGAAAAGCTATGTAGGCCAGTAGTGAAAGTTCCTTACAGATGTACGGTTTTGGATCAGGATTACATAGTGCTGATGAACACCCTTTCCTCTGCATGTTTCtgatttgtctgtttctttctcctctttcccttaTTTTATAAATCCTCTCCTACACTTGAATCAAGCATattttttatggaaaaaaaatcattttaataaatCTCTTCTTTTCACCTGAAAAGTTAAATCAAGAAATATCCACCGAGCTTTCTCTGGAGGAATGTCATAATCTCTTGTGataaaatttttattaaataacacGCCCAGGTCTACATAGTCCCTACCTTGGCATCAGCAAATGCTGCAGAACAGCATACCATGTTAAACCCCCAGAAATCTGGATAGCCAACCTCAGAAGTTCTGGCCATCTCCTTGTGTAGTAGTCATAGCACCCCACTTACCTGTCGACAGCAATAGCCAGGAGAGCATTAGTAGAAACATAGAGGGAGACTGTCCGTAGGTAGTTGACTGAGGCACAGAGGATGTGGCCATGCTCCCAGGACAGCTGCCTGACCACATAATAGTCCATCTCAAAGGGACAGCACACGATGGCCACAATGAAGTCGGAGATGGCCAGGTTGGCAATCAGCAAGTTGGTGAGGTTTCGCAGCTTCTTGTAGCGGGCAAGAGCAGCAATGAAGATTAAGTTGCCGATGCCACAGACCAGCATGATGCCAACCAGAGCCACTCCGATCACAATCTTAGCTGCGAAGAAGGTTCTGGTTTTGGTCATGTCATCTTCACTGTCCAGTGGCAGGTCATAATCACTGTAGCTGAAattgaaagggaaggagaagttTCGCAAGGAGGTTAAATCCCCATCATGGAGATTGTAGATTGCAGCAAAGTTAGGGTTAATGGTGGCATTTGAGTTATGTTCAGCTTGCTCCATGGCCATTTCTGTCTTGTTATGGCATACGTGGCTTGGCTGGCCCTTGGTTTCGTATTGGAATTACCGAGTGTGGCAGGGTACAACGCTGGCAGGCAAGAGACCTCATCCAAAGTTTCCTTCTGAGCAGTGAGTCACCTTGTGTTTGTCCCCATAAGATTATAGAGCAACAGCCTCATTTATCTCCTTCTGTGGaagcaaaaaaagaggaaaacatttcctgagaggaaattacagaaaaaatactgtgcTGGAGCCAGAGCAATAGCCACATTATTGCCCCACAGCTCTACTGCTGGCTGTGTCCAGTGGGAAAAAATACTCTGTGAAAGGATGCTTCTGTTATCATAAAACCCCTTGAGTTGTGTAATGCACCAGTTGTTACACCCAGCATTTACCAATGgtgaaattttgttttcagcacacagtgaaatGATAATATAGGAGGAGTGTAAAATCCAGTTTAAACCTCCACCAGCCTTTAAGCCCACAGTGCTGTCACCCCTGTGCAAGGTAAGAAAGCTAAAATGAGATGACATCTCAATTTGCTGAAGGGTGTCTGATGTGCCTTGTGGATAAAAGTTTTTGCTTTATTCTAGATGTGTCATTCAGATTGATGTGGTAGGTGAGAATTAAAACAGGACTGATGTCCTGGCTTCTAAGTGCATTTCTTAATTAAGCAAGAGTTGCTAAGCCCCAAGAAAATAGTGAAGCCAGCACTTTCCTTTTGGCAGACATTGAGTGGGGGAACCAAATTTTCAGCCAGCATAATCCATTATCGCTTCTCATAAACCAGCGGAGCTCTGCCAATTTGTGTAGACAGGATTTTGTCCCGTAAACCAGCTTGTAGGGCTTTGCATCCACAGACTTTCGAGGTGAAAGGGAAAATCTTGCTTAAACAAGATCTTCTCCCTGTGAATGGTGTATTTGCCTTCCCAGCAAAGTGCCTTGCACTTTTAAAGGCTGGGAGGAGCAGGCTTCCCTCTTTGTACTGCTGCTCGTACCAAATGTTACAAATGTATTGATATTTTACActgatgtaaaaaaaatctaacctACTCCCTaattttgcctctttctttaACAAAATGCTAGGCAGGCTGTCTTCTTGTTGCTTCCCATGGCACATCTAGAAATCCTCGCACCAAACTCCCAGCTGTCAGGACAGTCCCACCCCATCCTAGAAGAGACTCGGGGGTACTGCCACTTCTCTGCATTGAAGCAGTAGGTCTTCAGGGTGTTGGATGCTATCAAACACTGTCCAGCATGGCTACAAAGGGCAATCTACATAGCAGAGCTATTGcccccttctttccctggaACTCTCAGCCCCTGATGTACCAATACTTAATAAATTTCTGAGAGAAACTCTCTCATAACTTCTGTCTCCACATTGCTTTCCAAACTGAAGGGTTGCAGAACAACAGAATAACAGAAAACTAAAGCCTGAAACTAAATAACAGTTCAAACAATTGACTGCTTTCCAAGACATCCCCACAGCTGCCTGGAAATACGAATGTTCATTTAAGAGAAGTACTAAATAAATACTTGGAAGCAAAATCTGTATATTGGTCAAAGCAAGGTGTAGCGTCTGTTCCAGACAGGTTTCCCTGCAAAATGTCAAGAGagagctttaaaataaacacaggcaACACAACCATCCACAACTGACATAACACAATCAGCTAACTGTACCTGCTCTTATCTTCTTGGAGTTCTCAGGCACCATGGGGATAGCCTCCAGGTTTGTCCCCTGCAAAtgtgctgctgtcacaggagcagAGCTAGGATCACTGAAAGCAGCCAGAGGACTTTGCTGAATGATCATTTCTCTCCCAAGCAGGTTTGCCCTGCTGCTCAGGGGAGGATGGCTCCGCTGGCTCTGTGCGTGCATCTAAAGCCTTTTCTCAGTGGGAGGCACCTTGAAGCTGTCCAtgcatttctgattttaaagagGCAGTGCGATACGGAGACAATAGAGCGCAGCCCTTTTTTACTCTAAGCCCCCCGACTGCATCAATCTGACAGAGTGGCTTTGTTATCAAGTCTGAGCATGGAAGGTTTAAAATCCCAGTCTGCACTTGCTCTTTGACTTTTGtctgtgctgggcagcagctaCCTACACCTGGTGTGACacagaagcaaaacacaaaCCTCCCCGTgaagaggagggggaggaaggagggtgAATTACTTTCCTAGAGAGGGTGAATTACTTTCCTAGGGACCTTTCTCCGTGTATCTCTCCCTGGCTATTGTCTTTGAGACTGCAGCTGtggcagctcctgcagaagGAGGGTCAAACATTGAATAGCCGTAGATCAGAGGACCCCTGACAGCTCTCCTTGCCCTCTCAGGGAATTACTTAGAGTGGATGAGAGGCAGTGAATCCTTAAGGACTTGGTGTCCTTTGCTGATGCTGCCTCCTCATTGCTCTGAAGCACTTGCACCTCGGGAAGCAGTTTTCTTGCTTCCCAATTCtccagaaagaaaggaaatgcagagcaGATCCCCATCCTCATGTGCAGCTCTGGGCTTAATCACATTAGCTGACATTTTCCAAGGTGCGTAGTTGGGAGCACCAGTGGATGAGTCCATAGGGCACTGTCGAAGGTCATGAAGAGTGCAGCAGGTTTGCAGAAACCTAGCTTTCAGGAACTAGTGGACACTTAGCTCTAGAAGAAAAAGACGAGGAAAGAAATCTGTTAATACGAAATATGTCTGGGGTAAAAGGGCCACTAATGTGACATTTCTTCCAGGAAACCTGTGGAAGGTCAGAGAGTCACCGCTATCTGGAGCCAGCAGACAGCAGTAAGAATTTCACAGTGTATACTTTGCTTGGCTTTATTTTAATGATGCAATAGGCGAAAACCATCAAGGGATTTTAATATCCTGAAAGTGTGCAACCAAATGAACAACGAGGAAATCAAACGCAGTCTATTTGTTGAGTTCCATCACAAAAGTGTAAACATAGTAAGAGAAGCAAAGTGAACTTAATGCATACATTAGCACCATGTGTGAAAGATCCCTAAAATGGGCCACATAAACTTTATATGTCCCTTATGAAAAGCTAATACACTGAAGGGAGACCTTGCAAACTTTACATTAGGACGATGCATGATCTCTTTAAGGCTTTCTTCAGCTGTCTCACGTTAAGTTATCTAGTGAATTTATCAAGCAGCATGATACCCAAATACTTACATTACTTTAGGCTGAAAAGTCAGCTGCTACAGAACTGTCTATCCCCATCGACAGGTAGTATTGGAGCCCTTATAACTACAGCCCCTTTATGCTCTAGATTCATGTACGTAGCTTCTGTATGGCAGTTGTTCATCTGCCATGCTCTGAGTAATTTTGCTATATGTGTTAAGCTGTTTCTCAGTAAATACTAGTAATATTGTGAAATTATGTGATTTGAATGTGCTGTGCAAGGCGGTGTAGTTGAATAGAAGTTGTTGAGTGGAAGTTGTTTAATGGGCAATGAAACCAATAGTCCTGACACCTGCCCTTAGAGCCAAATGGGGAGAGTGAAAGGTAAAAGATGGGTTTAGAGCTTCCATAACTGTCCTGATAACCTGCCCCACTACAACAAGGGCTGGTGGTAGTGGTAAGACTCTAAAGCCATGGGGGATGTGGAGGAGGATTTCCCAGCTATAGATGCTGTGTAAAAAGTCCCAAAGGCTGCCTTCAAAAACCATAGTCTCTTGTGACTTCTGGTGTAAAAGTGCTGAAAGAGCAGCTCCCTGGCATGGCCAGGCTGCAATATGACCTGGGCAACTGTCTTTGTCTTTCTGTGCACAGCTGGGATTTTCATTCTACTGGCATTGCTCAGCCCTGAGGCTTTGCAGTCTACAGGTCTCCTCTTCCCAAAACAGGGCACTAGGAGGCTTGAGGAGACTGAGAGATCCTTCCTCACAGCCCATATGTGGCATCCATTTACTTCACGATCGCACtctattacattttatttcaaagatcCCATTGTTCTGTAAAACACACACTTCTGGTGTTGGAATTCTGCATGGGACATCCCTGGAAAGGGATtttttataagagcaagtagcaataggacaaggggcaatggctttaaactgaaagagggtagatttagattagatattaggaagaagtccttcactgtgagggtgatgaggtactagaacaggttgctcagagaatcTATGGATGtcccatccttggaagtgttcaaggccaggttggatggtgctttgagcaatctgttctagtggaaggtgtccctgcctgttacagggaggttggaaccagatgaccggtaaggtcccttccaacccaaaccattagaTGATGATGACAACAAGGTTTCTCCTTGATAACATTTATTGGTGGCTCCCCGATGGTGTCACAAGATTTGACATAGCATCACAATGCATTTTCTGAGACCAGTGTTACCAGTTTGATGAATTcaggctgagaaagaaaagttgATATTGAAAGCTACCATGTCAACAACTGACAttcctgtttgtttggtttttcattAGTATGTTCACAGTTTGAACGGGGAAGTTATTTGGAGGCTAAATGATGCAAAAACAATTCCAATGTAAGATACTTGTTTAGAGGCTTTCAAATAATGAATTTCTAAAACTAGCATTTAGCCTGGCAACAGACCTAAAGGACTCTGGcctttcatttcaaaacagtAAATTCACCAGCTACTgtcaatttttttcctaattgctAAATAAATTGGACTCTGAGCGAGGTAATTAATCCTAGAGGACTTACATAAGCTTTGCATAAAGTATAGTTGGAGTTTTATAAAGGTTGCTAATGCAAATCAGTTGGTGAAATGTGACAAAATCATCAGACATCCTGTgattttctgcaaaaaaaaaaaaccccaaaaggtAGCAGCACTCATGGGTCATGTATTTCTGCTCAGTATTCTAACCAGACATTCAGCCCAGGGGCTTTGCGAAATCTAAGAGTGTGTAactgacagcagtgtttgagaCGATACTAGACTTGCTTACTTAAAGAGTTAGgtatatttttctaattcactAAAACATGCCTTGTGGTACTAAAGGAGAGCAACTTTTGGATGGAGTTTGGCAAAAAGGTGCACACAGGAGTAACCTCACCATGCTCAGCTGTTCCGATGGTGACTGGGGCTGTGGAGAAATCCTGGGAAGGAGAGAGCAGAGACTGCAGAGCGCAGGATCAGAGAGCAGGTGAGAGCAGAGCCATTAGTAATGGATCATGCCATCATGCCACTTTTCTCTTACCca
Coding sequences within:
- the PROKR1 gene encoding prokineticin receptor 1, with the protein product MAMEQAEHNSNATINPNFAAIYNLHDGDLTSLRNFSFPFNFSYSDYDLPLDSEDDMTKTRTFFAAKIVIGVALVGIMLVCGIGNLIFIAALARYKKLRNLTNLLIANLAISDFIVAIVCCPFEMDYYVVRQLSWEHGHILCASVNYLRTVSLYVSTNALLAIAVDRYLAIVHPLKPRMNYQTATFLIALVWIVSILVAIPSAYFATETVLFIVKNQRKIFCGQIWPIDQQMYYKSYFLFIFGIEFVAPVITMTLCYARISRELWFKTVPGFQTEQIRKRLRCRRKTVMVLMCILTAYVLCWAPFYGFTIVRDFFPTIFVKEKHYLTAFYIVQCIAMSNSMINTMCFVTVKNNTMKYFKKIMLLRWRSTYSGSKSSTDLDLRTSAMPVTEEVDCIKLK